The genomic region AGATAGAAGCCTGCCATGGTTGTTTCCTTCGAGTCAGAGGAGGACACCGAGCCGCGGCGGCTTGGTGCCGCGCAGCGTGTAGTTGCCGAGGTGGACGTACTTCCAGCGGGCCGGGTCGTGCAGTGAGTGCACCCGCACGTTGCGCCAGTGCCGGTCCAGCGCGTACTTCTTGTCGGTCGCCGAGGAGCCGGCGAGTTCGAAGATGCCGCTGGCGATCTCGACGGCGAACTCCTGGGCCAGCGCCTTGGCGGCGGCCACCTTCAGCGACGCCTCCGCGGCCGCCTCGCGGGTCAGCTCCGGCAGTGCCAGCGCCTCGTCGACCAGGTTCGCGCCCTGGGCCAGCAGCGCCTCCAGCGCGTACAGCCGGGCGGTGAGCTCACCGAACCGGCGCACCACGTGCGGTTCCTCGGCGGCGCTGTCCACCCCGGCCTCGAACCACGGCCGCGACTTGGTGGTGACGAACTTCGCGCCCTCCTCCAGCGCGGCGCGGGCGATGCCGATGTCGACGGCGGCGTGCAGCGCCTGGTCGAACGCGCCGAGCACCGCGGGCGGTGCGGTGACCGGGTCGGGATCGGGCCCCTCGTCGATGACGAACGGGTCTTCGACGACGACGTTGTCGAACACCACCTCACCGGAGGCGGTGCCCTGCTGGCCGAACGACGACCACTTGTCCAGGTTCAGCGTCACACCGGGATCGGTGGGCTGCACGAAAACCGTTGCACCGTGGTCGGGATCGGTGCCGGGGACGCGGGCGGCGACGGCGATCCACGTCGCCCCCAGCGTCCCGGTCGCGTAGTACTTGGTGCCGTTGAGCACCCAGGTGCCGTCGTCGCGGCGCACCACGGTGGTACGCCGGTCGATGCT from Mycolicibacterium phlei harbors:
- a CDS encoding acyl-CoA dehydrogenase family protein, whose translation is MTTTESTTPVLTTSEEALRIAHSIAADIAAGAVERELNGTWPEEELRRVSESGLLGIIVPARFGGPDLPRATAVEVLRILAQADSAVGQLLLSHFVLNQAITGLEDNDPAPRIYRDVLDGAQLGNATVERGTKRSIDRRTTVVRRDDGTWVLNGTKYYATGTLGATWIAVAARVPGTDPDHGATVFVQPTDPGVTLNLDKWSSFGQQGTASGEVVFDNVVVEDPFVIDEGPDPDPVTAPPAVLGAFDQALHAAVDIGIARAALEEGAKFVTTKSRPWFEAGVDSAAEEPHVVRRFGELTARLYALEALLAQGANLVDEALALPELTREAAAEASLKVAAAKALAQEFAVEIASGIFELAGSSATDKKYALDRHWRNVRVHSLHDPARWKYVHLGNYTLRGTKPPRLGVLL